Proteins from a single region of Geothrix sp. PMB-07:
- a CDS encoding response regulator, which translates to MTTLLLVEDNEMNRDAISRLLERRGFTVIIAVDGEEGVRICREQLPDLVLMDLGLPGMDGFEATRQIKADPATARIPVVALTARVLTSDQEAAFAAGCDDYDTKPADLARLVGKIRALLGPEEGR; encoded by the coding sequence ATGACGACACTTCTGCTGGTGGAAGACAATGAGATGAACCGCGATGCGATCTCCCGCCTGCTGGAGCGGCGCGGCTTCACGGTGATCATCGCGGTGGATGGCGAAGAGGGCGTGCGGATCTGCCGGGAACAGCTGCCGGATCTGGTGCTGATGGATCTCGGCCTTCCGGGCATGGACGGCTTCGAGGCCACGCGGCAGATCAAGGCCGACCCCGCCACGGCGCGCATTCCCGTGGTGGCCCTCACCGCCCGTGTGCTCACCTCCGATCAGGAAGCGGCCTTCGCTGCGGGGTGCGACGATTACGACACCAAACCCGCGGATCTGGCCCGGCTGGTCGGCAAGATCCGCGCCCTGCTGGGGCCGGAGGAAGGCCGATGA